The genomic DNA GCAAAACCGTTTCGAAATACTACTCGAAGGAAGAATCTGGAGAATCCGGACCAGCTAACAAGTCTGATGTGAAGAAGCTTGTTCAGGACGTGGTCAAGCTGCGTCAAGAGCATATTAGACAGACGTACTCAAGCAAGATCCGAGACCTGAAAAACAGCAGTGAAGAGTACGATCCTACCTGGGTCGACAGACTGCCCGAGAAGCTACCAATAGTGCGAGCCAAAGACGCTCGTGAAGATATCAACTCGGTGTTGCCCATTCGATTACCATACGGGCACGGTAAACTGTACGGACTTTCCAAGCCCGAAAAGGGCTACTTCACGCCATGGACCCCCCGACAGTTCCTGACTCCATTCGCGGTGCTGCCCCACCACATCGAAGTGTCGTTCCTGACATGCCACGCAGTCTACCTACGAGACCCCGTGGCCCGACCAGGCCACTCGGAGCTCGTGTCTCCCTTCCCTCTCGACATGCATGAACGAGCTCACATGTACTACTTTGCCAGAAGACGTAAGAACATCTAATCCGCATCCTGTAAATAATCTATGTACATATCTTCCAACCCTGGTGTGTctacctgcctccggcggctggggcttcgccccagaccccgtagctcctgcttcgcaggagatggctgggaccatcgacgaaaacgactcgagcgaagcgagaggagccggggggtctggggcgcagccccagccgccggaggcagcacgCGAACTAATGAAATAGGAATCGATTTAACCATCTATAGCGACAACGGTGCTGGTGAGCTGGCCGTTAGGACCGATGCGGTGGACCACTTGCTCGGGGAGAGGCGTTTCGGAGTAGTCGCCCTCTTCAGCGTTTCTGGGCACTTCGATGTTGATGGCCGAGGTCTGCGAGGTGTAGATGTCGACATTGAGAGACTCCTCGCTGAGGTAGATTTGTCCTTCGTGACTCTGGTCGATGGTCAGAGTGGGCATGCTGCCGGTGACTTGAAGCCCGAATCCAGTAGATTTGATCACGTCGACACCAGAAACAAGGTTCTCAAATAGAACACCCACTTTAGAACATTCGTTGATGGTGATGGCACTGACTTTGCCCTTGATTTGAATGGTACAGTTGGAACAGCGGTCGATGAACACTCCTTGGTTCATTTCACCCTCAATAACAATCTTGTGCTCATTTTCAAAGTATTCAACAATCCATTTAGTGTCAATGAGCTCTTTATGAGCAGGCTTCTTCTTGGATTGAACGTtactagcagcagatggTGCTCCAGCAGCGAGACTGGCGGGTTTCTtgggtggaggaggtgatTTCTTGACCTTTGAAGCTTCATTTGCACCGGCACGAAGTGCTGGGTTCTTATGAGTCATCTCGCTCTTATCGACCTTCTTCAATGACGAGGTAATACCTTCTCCTTGGTTAAGAGCAGCAAATACCGCGTTCATACCACCGCCAGAACTGCTCGACGAATCAGTCTCTGGACCAGATTTGGCGTCGTCAGTGAACAAAGAagctggaggtggtggaggagggggtggtgCACCACCAGTCttagcagcaccagatgtaGAGTCAGGAGGAGTGACAGCTGGAGTAGCGATAACAGAGGTACTAGCACCCTCTTCGTTCTTCTCTTTAATAACAACATCTAAAGGTTTACCGTTTTCATTCCATTGAAGACCCTTGGGATAATGTTTACGAACAAACGACTGTAAATCGACAATGACACTGGAGAAGGTACGAGCCCAATCGACATGTTTCTTCTCCACATCCTTATACTCCTTGAGAATCCGGTTGCTATAGAATTGGGCACTGTCTTTGAAATCACTGATATAATCAACAGGCGAGTCAACAGTGACCCAACCAAGAGCAGGAATGCCTTCTGCAACAGTTGCCAAGTGGTTAATGAATTTCGAGCCTCGATTGGTCTCACGGATGTTAATAATGGTTTCTGCATGCTGTTGAATAGGAGCAAACAGTTCAGAAAACGTCTTTGACGACACATCTGGTTTCGATGCTTTAAGTGACACAATCAAGAAATCTCTCTCGGCCTCAAAAGCTCTCAAAAGAGGAATCACCTGTTCCTCAATCAACGGGTCCAAACTCTTACTCAAAGCCAGCAATTGAGTGAGTCCGGTCTTGATAATCGTCTCGAACTCTTCAATAATAGGAGACGAAGAGGGCGAATCAACAGATTTAGCAGCTGGTGTCGATCCCACGCCTCCAGAACCACTTGTATCAGTAGGAGAAGTAGCAATAGAATCAGCACCCGAACCCACTCCCTTCTCACCCACAGCACTTCCGGCATCAGAACCAGCCGCTGCCTCAGCTCTCTTCTCTGCCGTGACTCCAGCAGCTGTACCCAAAGCCGACCTACTCAGCGCCTCCGAATGATAAACAGTCAGATCTTCCAACCGCGAAGTCGCCGCTTCCAACCTAAAAACCCCTGTTAGTCACTTCATTCACCCCACAACCCCCTGCTGCTCGCGAAGCTAGCACTACGGGTCCtggcggagcccggccgccggaggcatatTTCCGggtcggggtgtgcctccggcagctggggcgctgccccagactccgttgtgctccgcttcgcggagtGGTTTGGACTTTGGCAACCGCAATGGGGTGCCGGTCCTGTTGTAAATGTGTCCCCGGCGGGAGTGGTACGTACCGCTTCATGAGCGTGACAATGTTGTAACCCGGGCCCGAGGGCGTGTTCTCGTTGACACTCATCTTTCGACAGTaactcaattgactctGTAAACCTGTGAAAAGGCCTGTTTGCCGTTTGTTTCGTTGCGTCAGACGTCGTTGTTTGCGGAGACATCCCGTGAACCTGGCGTGGCGATGCTGACCTGGTCCTGCCGCCCCTGCAGAcacatcacgtgacaatCTCAGGGGTACTTTCTCCTCCTGCCTTTTTACGGGTTGATTCTGGGGTTGGGGGGTcgggtttgcctccggcggctggggctccgccccagaccctggttgctcctgcttgGCAGGAGATGGCGGAGACCGTTgcgaaacgactcgagcgtagcgagaggagcaaccagggtctggggcggagccccagccgccggaggcagcgccaCCGCTCCCTGGATCCAGAAACCAGGAAGAACCCAGATCACGTGATCTGGCGGGGAAATAGTGGACGTGCGGCTGGCCTCAGTTGGAGAGTCGCATGTTGGAAGGTGAGATAGGAACATAAGGATTGAGTTCGGGTGTCAGCGAGAAGAGTAGAAATGCCTCCATCGATTGACTCGGTCAAGGTTGAGGAGCCTGTTGAGGAATTTGCTCCTGTTTTGTATCCGTTGAGGGATATTGAGAAGCCCGAGGCTGTTGAACCGATTACTGGAGGATGGAAAGAGGGCGTGCCTATTGCAATAGATTTCGGGTCGTACCAGACTCGGATTGGATATGCGAATGAGGAGAGTCCGAGTCATGAGTTTTTCTCTCAGGTTTCGAAGTTCAGAGACAGGAGAGCTAATCGAAGTTATACTTTGGTGGGCAAcgatatttatttagatGCTACAGCTCGTCAGAGCATCAAGTCTCCGTTTGATGGTCCATTGATATCGAATTGGGACGCTACTGA from Sugiyamaella lignohabitans strain CBS 10342 chromosome D, complete sequence includes the following:
- the SRV2 gene encoding Srv2p (CAP (cyclase-associated protein); N-terminus binds adenylate cyclase and facilitates activation by RAS; N-terminus forms novel hexameric star-shaped shuriken structures that directly catalyze cofilin-mediated severing of actin filaments; C-terminus, in physically and genetically separate activity, binds and recycles cofilin bound, ADP-actin monomers, facilitating regulation of actin dynamics and cell morphogenesis; GO_component: GO:0030479 - actin cortical patch [Evidence IEA]; GO_component: GO:0030479 - actin cortical patch [Evidence IDA] [PMID 8552082]; GO_component: GO:0005737 - cytoplasm [Evidence IEA]; GO_component: GO:0005856 - cytoskeleton [Evidence IEA]; GO_component: GO:0043332 - mating projection tip [Evidence IDA] [PMID 19053807]; GO_function: GO:0003779 - actin binding [Evidence IEA,IEA]; GO_function: GO:0003779 - actin binding [Evidence IDA] [PMID 19201756]; GO_function: GO:0008179 - adenylate cyclase binding [Evidence IDA] [PMID 2184942]; GO_process: GO:0007265 - Ras protein signal transduction [Evidence IMP] [PMID 9774417]; GO_process: GO:0030036 - actin cytoskeleton organization [Evidence IEA]; GO_process: GO:0007015 - actin filament organization [Evidence IDA,IMP] [PMID 19201756]; GO_process: GO:0051014 - actin filament severing [Evidence IDA] [PMID 23135996]; GO_process: GO:0000902 - cell morphogenesis [Evidence IEA]; GO_process: GO:0007010 - cytoskeleton organization [Evidence IEA]), whose amino-acid sequence is MSVNENTPSGPGYNIVTLMKRLEAATSRLEDLTVYHSEALSRSALGTAAGVTAEKRAEAAAGSDAGSAVGEKGVGSGADSIATSPTDTSGSGGVGSTPAAKSVDSPSSSPIIEEFETIIKTGLTQLLALSKSLDPLIEEQVIPLLRAFEAERDFLIVSLKASKPDVSSKTFSELFAPIQQHAETIINIRETNRGSKFINHLATVAEGIPALGWVTVDSPVDYISDFKDSAQFYSNRILKEYKDVEKKHVDWARTFSSVIVDLQSFVRKHYPKGLQWNENGKPLDVVIKEKNEEGASTSVIATPAVTPPDSTSGAAKTGGAPPPPPPPPASLFTDDAKSGPETDSSSSSGGGMNAVFAALNQGEGITSSLKKVDKSEMTHKNPALRAGANEASKVKKSPPPPKKPASLAAGAPSAASNVQSKKKPAHKELIDTKWIVEYFENEHKIVIEGEMNQGVFIDRCSNCTIQIKGKVSAITINECSKVGVLFENLVSGVDVIKSTGFGLQVTGSMPTLTIDQSHEGQIYLSEESLNVDIYTSQTSAINIEVPRNAEEGDYSETPLPEQVVHRIGPNGQLTSTVVAIDG